In Planctomycetota bacterium, one genomic interval encodes:
- the atpF gene encoding F0F1 ATP synthase subunit B — protein MDTFLQMMGAQWQVILILTISFIFLVLVLSKFLFKPVLKYLDERNNEIKETYQGIEKSKEEISTLKDKYQAELKKIEKTAYDKMQEAIKEGLAAKTEIISEAHAQADKILQKAAEEIAQETKKALVELKKEVVNLSFQTTAKIIGNTMDEKIHHQLAEKFMDEIPGKK, from the coding sequence ATGGATACTTTTTTACAGATGATGGGAGCCCAATGGCAGGTGATTCTCATTTTGACTATCAGTTTCATATTCCTGGTCCTTGTTTTAAGCAAGTTCCTTTTTAAGCCGGTGCTTAAATACCTGGATGAAAGGAACAACGAAATCAAAGAGACTTACCAGGGAATCGAGAAAAGCAAGGAAGAAATTTCCACGTTGAAGGATAAATACCAGGCGGAACTGAAGAAAATCGAAAAGACGGCTTACGATAAAATGCAGGAAGCCATCAAGGAAGGCTTGGCCGCCAAGACGGAAATAATCTCCGAAGCCCACGCCCAGGCGGATAAAATTTTGCAGAAAGCCGCGGAAGAAATCGCGCAGGAAACTAAAAAAGCTTTGGTGGAACTCAAAAAAGAAGTGGTAAACCTTTCTTTCCAGACTACCGCCAAGATTATCGGAAACACCATGGACGAGAAAATCCATCACCAGCTGGCGGAAAAGTTTATGGATGAAATTCCCGGGAAGAAATAA
- the atpB gene encoding F0F1 ATP synthase subunit A — protein MHPPTFVTALYYILKEHNLLPDFLMDSHRGEQLLGLIVFAWLIIIVLTVVSIIASRNLKKTPGRFQSAFEVIVEKLANLLDSLIGHGGRKYLPVLGTVFVFIFCLNLMGLIPGMMSPTANWNMTIALAVAVIIYVQAVAIRAHGILGYLKHFAGSPKGAIMWALAPLMFPIHLLGELIKPVSLSLRLFGNISGEDMIILSIVGLVKNAGLFAPFPFILLMIMFLLAVFTSFLQAFIFTALTCIYIMILTAHEEESH, from the coding sequence ATGCATCCGCCGACTTTTGTAACGGCCTTGTATTATATTCTCAAGGAACATAATTTACTGCCGGATTTCCTTATGGATTCGCACCGCGGTGAGCAGCTTTTAGGATTAATCGTTTTCGCCTGGTTGATTATCATAGTTTTGACGGTAGTTTCAATCATAGCCTCGCGAAACCTTAAGAAAACACCGGGCCGGTTCCAATCCGCTTTTGAAGTCATCGTAGAAAAACTGGCTAATTTGCTGGATTCGTTAATCGGGCACGGCGGGCGCAAATACCTGCCCGTTTTAGGAACGGTTTTTGTATTTATTTTCTGCCTTAATTTAATGGGTTTAATCCCCGGTATGATGTCGCCTACGGCTAACTGGAATATGACCATTGCACTGGCCGTCGCCGTAATAATTTATGTCCAGGCAGTGGCTATCAGGGCGCACGGTATCCTCGGATATCTTAAGCATTTTGCCGGGTCGCCTAAGGGCGCGATTATGTGGGCGTTGGCCCCTCTCATGTTTCCCATCCATCTTCTGGGAGAATTGATAAAACCGGTTTCGCTTTCTTTGCGTCTTTTCGGGAATATTTCTGGGGAGGATATGATAATTTTATCTATTGTCGGGCTGGTCAAAAACGCCGGGCTTTTTGCCCCATTCCCTTTCATTTTGCTGATGATAATGTTTTTGTTGGCGGTGTTTACCTCATTCCTACAGGCCTTCATATTTACGGCGTTGACCTGTATTTATATTATGATTTTAACGGCTCACGAAGAAGAGAGCCATTGA
- the atpH gene encoding ATP synthase F1 subunit delta, protein MLIDIVAKRYAVAVFNMARAKSLIKEIKDELEYLGESYNAVGKLKLVLNNPLINAKNKYELLNKITNGSLSPLCGKFMELLIRKRRMEYLPDIITTYKFLLDQYNGVVRVNVRSFAALTSSEEEKIKKRLGWINAGEIILETSIDKTTLGGIILQIDDMVIDGSVKSRLHDLKTHMLSRIEQGKLSNIDVL, encoded by the coding sequence ATGCTTATTGATATAGTCGCCAAACGTTATGCCGTAGCCGTGTTTAACATGGCCAGGGCGAAGAGCCTTATCAAAGAGATAAAAGACGAGCTCGAATATCTCGGCGAATCGTATAATGCGGTGGGCAAGTTAAAGCTGGTGCTTAATAACCCTTTAATAAACGCCAAAAACAAGTATGAGCTGCTGAATAAAATTACAAATGGTTCTTTGTCGCCGCTGTGCGGAAAATTCATGGAATTGCTTATCAGGAAACGGCGCATGGAATACCTGCCGGATATTATTACTACCTACAAGTTTCTTTTGGACCAATATAATGGAGTCGTCCGGGTTAATGTGAGGTCTTTTGCCGCGTTGACTTCTTCTGAAGAGGAAAAAATAAAGAAACGATTGGGCTGGATTAATGCCGGGGAAATTATCTTGGAAACGAGCATAGATAAAACGACTTTGGGCGGAATAATATTGCAAATAGATGATATGGTCATTGACGGAAGCGTAAAAAGCCGTTTGCATGACCTAAAAACTCACATGCTCAGCCGGATTGAGCAGGGAAAACTGAGTAATATAGACGTCTTG
- a CDS encoding ATP synthase F0 subunit C has product MALAALAGAFGQAKAISSAVESIARQPEAGGRIFTALIIGLALIETLVIYTLLVTGIFLKGNLDDVIKAKYGVEKVNAMQAEDGYLKAKGAGH; this is encoded by the coding sequence ATGGCTTTAGCGGCCCTTGCCGGGGCGTTTGGTCAGGCAAAGGCAATCAGCAGCGCGGTGGAATCCATCGCCCGCCAGCCCGAAGCAGGCGGCCGTATCTTCACGGCCTTGATTATCGGCTTGGCCCTGATTGAAACGCTGGTCATTTATACCCTGCTTGTTACCGGTATCTTCCTTAAGGGAAACCTTGATGATGTAATCAAGGCGAAATACGGGGTGGAAAAAGTTAATGCCATGCAAGCCGAGGATGGTTATCTTAAAGCAAAAGGGGCAGGGCATTAA
- a CDS encoding L,D-transpeptidase family protein, giving the protein MKKFIFLVIVIVVGYFVYTKYFKKPAAPEPPSNPPVATQPPAANDEQVVNTDGMKLFKDGEFKSASRQLEKELKSAPASEQPTILSTLAQCYDKLENKTKAVETWKRLVNDFPSSQLCGDAYYALGRNESETEKQMENYKNAVEKYPESAGAKMAACDLGDYYLSLASLNEVERQAKARKCYTLALKNNLSAEKRADVKRKLEAINRNLFFSSMINPSDSIAYKIQPGDNIWKISRNYKLPEGSDSEGQQYRGLIRLINHMQTSNIRAGDTLKVITGKFSMEVDKSAFILTLYLNGEYIKEYKIAHGNPKESPTPEGTFHIKGDSRQVNPVWYFTDKTKGTTEAIPFGDPRHVIGTRWMGFKENPQLGIHGTSAPESIGKAVTNGCIRLVNQEVEELFDIVGGDTEVVIHE; this is encoded by the coding sequence ATGAAAAAGTTTATCTTTTTGGTTATTGTCATTGTTGTGGGTTATTTTGTTTACACCAAATATTTCAAGAAACCAGCCGCCCCGGAACCGCCGTCCAATCCTCCGGTTGCCACACAACCCCCTGCAGCCAACGATGAACAAGTGGTTAATACCGATGGAATGAAACTCTTTAAAGATGGTGAGTTTAAAAGCGCCTCCCGTCAACTGGAAAAAGAACTGAAATCAGCTCCGGCAAGCGAACAGCCCACTATCTTAAGCACCCTGGCGCAATGTTATGATAAGCTTGAAAATAAAACCAAGGCAGTTGAAACCTGGAAGCGCCTGGTAAATGATTTTCCCTCAAGCCAGCTATGCGGAGATGCTTATTACGCCCTAGGCAGGAATGAATCAGAAACAGAAAAACAGATGGAAAACTATAAAAACGCGGTGGAAAAATATCCGGAAAGCGCCGGGGCTAAGATGGCTGCCTGTGACCTGGGTGATTATTACCTTTCCCTTGCATCGTTAAACGAAGTGGAAAGGCAAGCCAAGGCGCGCAAGTGTTATACCCTGGCTTTGAAAAACAATCTCTCCGCGGAAAAAAGAGCGGATGTAAAACGCAAGCTGGAAGCTATTAACCGCAATCTTTTCTTCTCGAGCATGATTAATCCTTCGGATAGCATCGCTTATAAAATCCAGCCCGGAGATAATATCTGGAAAATTTCCCGAAACTATAAACTTCCCGAAGGCAGCGACAGCGAAGGGCAACAATACCGCGGTTTAATACGACTTATCAATCATATGCAGACATCGAACATTAGGGCCGGCGATACCTTGAAAGTCATTACCGGGAAATTCAGCATGGAAGTGGATAAAAGCGCTTTTATATTAACGCTATATCTAAACGGCGAATACATCAAGGAATACAAAATAGCCCATGGCAATCCCAAAGAAAGCCCGACGCCCGAAGGCACTTTCCATATCAAGGGAGACAGCCGCCAGGTTAATCCTGTCTGGTATTTTACGGATAAAACCAAGGGCACGACAGAAGCGATTCCTTTCGGCGACCCACGCCATGTCATCGGCACGCGCTGGATGGGTTTTAAGGAAAACCCTCAATTAGGCATTCACGGCACCAGCGCACCTGAAAGTATCGGCAAAGCCGTTACCAACGGTTGTATCAGGCTGGTTAACCAAGAAGTAGAGGAGCTTTTTGATATCGTCGGCGGTGATACCGAGGTTGTGATCCACGAATAA
- a CDS encoding AtpZ/AtpI family protein: protein MSTRGDLQKTGLVFVIGSTVIAGTGVGYLIGFLGDRILSTGPWLAIVFTIIGLAAGFLQAYRMGRKFFRE, encoded by the coding sequence ATGTCCACCCGCGGTGATTTACAGAAAACAGGCCTGGTTTTTGTCATCGGTTCAACGGTCATCGCCGGGACAGGGGTAGGATATTTAATCGGCTTTTTAGGCGATAGGATATTATCAACCGGCCCTTGGCTGGCGATTGTCTTTACGATTATCGGTTTGGCGGCCGGTTTTTTACAGGCGTACCGGATGGGGCGCAAGTTTTTTAGAGAATGA